A genomic window from Prunus persica cultivar Lovell chromosome G2, Prunus_persica_NCBIv2, whole genome shotgun sequence includes:
- the LOC18786933 gene encoding uncharacterized protein LOC18786933 isoform X3, with the protein MPRSLALTAVSIPLLHKPGCYEFSYLSNSWVSLTKLSHVSLNQKNQFQRFSLVNGNDNVNGYGLSDAESFSTKSQGAIGNSDSGEGVPVTSNEILKKLRRYGISGLLSYGLLNTAYYLTTFLLVLCCSSTWEDGLRPSCSEISQNNGHGVGRKPGHQACTSWWGPCSCSFGRQGTVMVQCQVPF; encoded by the exons ATGCCCCGTTCCCTGGCGCTCACAGCTGTTTCTATTCCCCTTCTGCATAAACCG GGCTGCTATGAGTTCTCGTACTTGAGCAACTCATGGGTTTCATTGACAAAGCTCAGCCACGTTTCGCTGAATCAGAAGAACCAATTTCAGCGATTCTCCCTAGTCAATGGCAACGACAATGTCAAT GGTTATGGGTTGTCGGATGCTGAAAGCTTCTCCACTAAATCTCAAG GGGCAATTGGAAATAGTGATAGTGGTGAAGGAGTACCTGTCACATCCAATGA GATTTTGAAGAAGTTAAGGAGATATGGGATTTCTGGATTATTGTCATATGGACTACTGAATACTGCTTACTATCTTACGACATTTCTCTTG gtTCTATGTTGCTCCAGCACCTGGGAGGATGGGTTACGTCCCAGCTGTTCAGAG atttctcaaaataatggCCATGGTGTGGGCCGGAAGCCAGGTCACCAAGCTTGTACGAGCTGGTGG GGCCCTTGCTCTTGCTCCTTTGGTAGACAGGGGACTGTCATGGTTCAGTGTCAAGTTCCATTTTGA
- the LOC18786933 gene encoding uncharacterized protein LOC18786933 isoform X2 — translation MPRSLALTAVSIPLLHKPGCYEFSYLSNSWVSLTKLSHVSLNQKNQFQRFSLVNGNDNVNGYGLSDAESFSTKSQGAIGNSDSGEGVPVTSNEILKKLRRYGISGLLSYGLLNTAYYLTTFLLVLCCSSTWEDGLRPSCSEISQNNGHGVGRKPGHQACTSWALALAPLVDRGLSWFSVKFHFESQGKAFTAIVGICFGLALVLFFVVTLLWA, via the exons ATGCCCCGTTCCCTGGCGCTCACAGCTGTTTCTATTCCCCTTCTGCATAAACCG GGCTGCTATGAGTTCTCGTACTTGAGCAACTCATGGGTTTCATTGACAAAGCTCAGCCACGTTTCGCTGAATCAGAAGAACCAATTTCAGCGATTCTCCCTAGTCAATGGCAACGACAATGTCAAT GGTTATGGGTTGTCGGATGCTGAAAGCTTCTCCACTAAATCTCAAG GGGCAATTGGAAATAGTGATAGTGGTGAAGGAGTACCTGTCACATCCAATGA GATTTTGAAGAAGTTAAGGAGATATGGGATTTCTGGATTATTGTCATATGGACTACTGAATACTGCTTACTATCTTACGACATTTCTCTTG gtTCTATGTTGCTCCAGCACCTGGGAGGATGGGTTACGTCCCAGCTGTTCAGAG atttctcaaaataatggCCATGGTGTGGGCCGGAAGCCAGGTCACCAAGCTTGTACGAGCTG GGCCCTTGCTCTTGCTCCTTTGGTAGACAGGGGACTGTCATGGTTCAGTGTCAAGTTCCATTTTGAGTCTCAGGGCAAG GCTTTCACCGCAATTGTTGGAATTTGCTTCGGACTAGCCctcgttttattttttgttgtgacGTTGCTTTGGGCCTAA
- the LOC18786686 gene encoding uncharacterized protein LOC18786686, which yields MLHLFLSEPIWNDNGDDNSAKMRVSLLSNLESVIWSVMASGGRSEARLWLCNTIAGISSISRQHQCELLTNLLRSKPLKRGFASQLLEMIFENRPHKAGSIIAKRSYILKKFFEGNPTRISQWFSRTGGGLGHGPGAKALSQFSFVNRDICWEELEWKGKHGQSPAVVATKPHYFLDLDVQETVENFLENVPEFWLSNELSESLKDGEILFVDRKFFVEFFVDLMYKEDSRDVWEVTSEYLKEECFSSLCKRLLITLDEWDLCDFLNMLHKNLNPRMELKDPMDSSYLFEVILSKCGDFRCFDQILLLNAVFNHGRQLLRLLRDEEAHEEKEKLEDIVLKICGIPNNDSSLASIIKDCFKMKNIEAFKLLGLQSWVIYYSLAEKCQTPKSWELLFMHNEISFRKSDRYLFLDNHGVLEGGVSDLDHRASKTVKHRKKHSRRKRKRDINHDDSDNELLDLGTTKNRLDLQSNVGSWLLSIDEYSASWNSEDLPEYLSKYCLSTWMKWVFAQWGQ from the exons ATGCTTCATTTGTTTCTATCAGAGCCCATCTGGAATGACAACGGAGATGACAATTCTGCCAAGATGAGAGTATCTCTCTTGAGTAATTTGGAATCTGTTATTTGGTCGGTCATGGCATCTGGAGGTCGATCAGAGGCTCGTCTGTGGCTTTGTAACACGATAGCTGGCATAAGTTCCATCAGTCGTCAACATCAGTGCGAGTTACTTACAAACTTGCTGAGATCTAAGCCGCTGAAGAGGGGCTTCGCATCTCAGCTCCTAGAAATGATATTTGAGAATAGGCCACACAAGGCAGGGTCCATTATTGCCAAGAGAAGTTACATACTTAAGAAATTCTTTGAAG GAAATCCAACACGAATATCTCAATGGTTTTCTAGAACTGGCGGTGGATTGGGCCATGGACCTGGTGCTAAGGCATTGtcgcaattttcttttgttaatcgAGATATTTGTTGGGAGGAGCTTGAGTGGAAGGGAAAACATGGGCAATCACCAGCAGTGGTTGCTACAAAGCCCCATTACTTTCTTGATTTGGATGTCCAGGAAACTGTAGAGAATTTCCTTGAAAATGTCCCTGAATTTTGGTTGTCCAATGAGCTTTCTGAGTCACTTAAAGATGGTGAAATTTTGTTCGTTGATAGaaaattttttgttgaattttttgttgatttgatGTATAAAGAGGATTCAAGAGATGTATGGGAAGTCACAAGTGAGTATCTGAAGGAGGAATGTTTTTCTTCGTTGTGCAAACGCCTTCTTATTACTCTTGATGAGTGGGACTTATGTGATTTTCTTAACATGCTTCATAAGAATCTCAACCCTAGAATGGAGCTCAAGGATCCTATGGACTCAAGTTATTTGTTTGAGGTTATACTTTCTAAGTGTGGTGATTTTAGGTGCTTCGATCAGATATTACTGTTAAATGCAGTTTTTAATCATGGACGCCAGCTTTTACGACTTCTACGAGATGAAGAGGCCCacgaggaaaaggaaaaacttgaAGACATTGTTTTGAAGATTTGCGGAATCCCAAACAATGACAGTAGCTTGGCCTCAATAATCAAAGATTGCTTTAAAATGAAGAATATAGAAGCATTTAAATTGCTGGGGCTTCAGTCATGGGTTATCTATTACAGTTTAGCAGAAAAATGCCAGACTCCCAAGTCTTGGGAATTATTATTTATGCATAATGAAATAAGTTTCCGAAAATCAGATAGATATTTATTTCTAGATAATCATGGAGTGTTGGAAGGTGGTGTTTCTGATTTGGATCATAGAGCATCCAAAACAGTTAAGCACAGGAAAAAACATAgtagaaggaaaagaaaaagggacaTCAATCATGATGACAGCGACAATGAGTTGCTGGATTTGGGAACCACAAAAAATAGGCTGGATTTGCAATCTAATGTTGGAAGTTGGTTGCTCTCAATTGATGAGTATTCTGCATCATGGAACAGT gAGGATTTACCCGAATATCTTTCCAAGTATTGCTTATCTACATGGATGAAGTGGGTGTTTGCACAATGGGGTCAGTAA
- the LOC18786933 gene encoding uncharacterized protein LOC18786933 isoform X1: protein MPRSLALTAVSIPLLHKPGCYEFSYLSNSWVSLTKLSHVSLNQKNQFQRFSLVNGNDNVNGYGLSDAESFSTKSQGAIGNSDSGEGVPVTSNEILKKLRRYGISGLLSYGLLNTAYYLTTFLLVWFYVAPAPGRMGYVPAVQRFLKIMAMVWAGSQVTKLVRAGGALALAPLVDRGLSWFSVKFHFESQGKAFTAIVGICFGLALVLFFVVTLLWA from the exons ATGCCCCGTTCCCTGGCGCTCACAGCTGTTTCTATTCCCCTTCTGCATAAACCG GGCTGCTATGAGTTCTCGTACTTGAGCAACTCATGGGTTTCATTGACAAAGCTCAGCCACGTTTCGCTGAATCAGAAGAACCAATTTCAGCGATTCTCCCTAGTCAATGGCAACGACAATGTCAAT GGTTATGGGTTGTCGGATGCTGAAAGCTTCTCCACTAAATCTCAAG GGGCAATTGGAAATAGTGATAGTGGTGAAGGAGTACCTGTCACATCCAATGA GATTTTGAAGAAGTTAAGGAGATATGGGATTTCTGGATTATTGTCATATGGACTACTGAATACTGCTTACTATCTTACGACATTTCTCTTGGTATG gtTCTATGTTGCTCCAGCACCTGGGAGGATGGGTTACGTCCCAGCTGTTCAGAG atttctcaaaataatggCCATGGTGTGGGCCGGAAGCCAGGTCACCAAGCTTGTACGAGCTGGTGG GGCCCTTGCTCTTGCTCCTTTGGTAGACAGGGGACTGTCATGGTTCAGTGTCAAGTTCCATTTTGAGTCTCAGGGCAAG GCTTTCACCGCAATTGTTGGAATTTGCTTCGGACTAGCCctcgttttattttttgttgtgacGTTGCTTTGGGCCTAA